In one window of Deinobacterium chartae DNA:
- a CDS encoding DUF4260 family protein, with protein MPPSARLPVRPQPTPLRLLRLEGLALLAASTLLFLHLGGAWGLLLLGFLADLSFVAYLAGPRVGAATYNLLHSTPLPLAAAVLGYVFQADAALFGGLILLAHIGLDRACGYGLKYPDAFGHTHLS; from the coding sequence ATGCCCCCCTCTGCCCGCCTCCCCGTTCGCCCGCAGCCCACACCCCTGCGCCTGCTGCGCCTCGAGGGCCTTGCCCTGCTCGCCGCCAGCACCCTGCTTTTCCTGCACCTGGGCGGTGCCTGGGGCCTGCTGCTGCTGGGATTCCTGGCCGACTTGAGCTTCGTGGCCTACCTGGCCGGTCCCCGCGTGGGCGCAGCCACCTACAACCTGCTGCACAGCACCCCCCTGCCGCTGGCCGCCGCCGTGCTCGGCTACGTGTTCCAGGCCGACGCCGCACTGTTCGGCGGCCTGATCTTGCTGGCGCACATCGGCCTGGACCGCGCCTGCGGCTACGGGCTCAAGTACCCGGACGCCTTCGGACACACCCACCTGAGCTGA
- the metG gene encoding methionine--tRNA ligase: MSDKPQTFYVTTPIYYVNGQPHMGHAYATTVADALTRYHRLAGVDSFFLTGTDEHGEKVAKAAAEAGETPQAFTDRVSGTFRDAWKTLGIEPDDFVRTTEERHRKVVQAVLQAVYDAGDIYYAEYEGLYSVGQERFVTEKELVDGKLPEDKEPPELRREANYFFRMEKYREWLISHIEANPDFIQPAGYRNEVLGMLREPIGDLSISRPKDRVKWGIELPWDPAHVTYVWFDALLNYVSALGYPEGERYERYWPVAWHVIGKDILKPHAVFWPTMLKSMGVPVYRRLNVSGYLLGSDGRKMSKSLGNGVDPLEAAQTFGRETLRFALLREISFGVDGIISNAVIEARLNSDLANDLGNLLSRTVSMIQKYRGGRIPAAGTEGEREAGIAARARALPDEVLALVRELKLAQALEVSMEFVRDLNRYIAEKKPWALARDEALSGELDTVLYTASEGLRVASVLLEPVMPEKMRALRAQLGLDAAYRLEGAWGLIPAGTEVRGGEVLFPKLQDDKDIKKDKKVKNVSESQNEQNPASAAAASASAQPPQAAPEAAGETTPEITIDEFARLDLRIAEVVAAEAVPKADKLLKLTVRLGEEERTVVSGIRAWFEPEALVGRKVVLVANLKPVKLRGILSQGMVLAAEDAEGNLDLVGTRLDLPSGTKVR; this comes from the coding sequence ATGTCAGACAAGCCCCAGACTTTTTACGTCACGACGCCCATCTACTACGTGAACGGGCAGCCCCACATGGGACACGCTTACGCGACCACCGTGGCCGACGCGCTCACCCGCTACCACCGCTTAGCCGGAGTGGACTCGTTTTTCCTGACCGGCACCGACGAGCACGGCGAAAAGGTTGCCAAGGCCGCCGCCGAAGCGGGCGAGACACCCCAGGCCTTTACTGACCGGGTCTCGGGAACCTTCCGGGACGCCTGGAAAACGCTGGGCATCGAGCCCGACGATTTCGTGCGCACCACCGAGGAGCGCCACCGCAAGGTGGTGCAGGCCGTACTGCAGGCGGTGTACGACGCGGGCGACATCTACTACGCCGAGTACGAGGGCCTGTACTCGGTGGGTCAGGAGCGCTTCGTCACCGAGAAGGAACTGGTAGACGGCAAGCTCCCCGAGGACAAGGAGCCGCCCGAACTGCGCCGCGAGGCGAACTACTTCTTCCGCATGGAGAAGTACCGCGAGTGGCTGATCTCGCACATCGAGGCGAACCCGGACTTCATCCAGCCCGCCGGGTACCGCAACGAGGTGCTGGGCATGCTGCGCGAGCCGATCGGTGACCTGTCGATCTCGCGGCCCAAGGACCGGGTCAAGTGGGGCATCGAGCTGCCCTGGGACCCCGCGCACGTCACCTACGTGTGGTTTGACGCGCTGTTGAACTACGTCTCGGCGCTGGGCTACCCGGAGGGCGAGCGGTACGAGCGGTACTGGCCGGTGGCGTGGCACGTGATCGGCAAGGACATCCTCAAGCCGCACGCGGTGTTCTGGCCCACCATGCTCAAGTCCATGGGCGTCCCGGTCTACCGGCGCCTGAACGTCTCGGGCTACCTGCTGGGCTCGGACGGCCGCAAGATGAGCAAGTCGCTGGGCAACGGCGTGGACCCGCTCGAGGCCGCCCAGACCTTTGGGCGCGAGACGCTGCGTTTCGCGCTGCTGCGCGAGATCTCGTTCGGGGTGGACGGCATCATCTCGAACGCGGTGATCGAGGCGCGCCTGAACTCGGACCTTGCCAACGACTTAGGCAACCTGCTGTCGCGCACGGTCTCGATGATCCAGAAGTACCGGGGCGGACGCATCCCGGCTGCGGGTACGGAAGGCGAGCGCGAGGCGGGCATCGCCGCGCGTGCGCGTGCCCTGCCGGACGAAGTGCTGGCCTTGGTGCGCGAACTGAAGCTGGCGCAGGCCCTCGAGGTCTCGATGGAGTTCGTGCGCGACTTGAACCGCTACATCGCCGAGAAGAAGCCGTGGGCGCTCGCGCGCGACGAAGCGCTCTCGGGCGAGCTGGACACGGTGCTGTACACCGCCAGCGAGGGCCTGCGGGTGGCCTCGGTGCTGCTCGAGCCGGTGATGCCCGAGAAGATGCGCGCGCTGCGCGCTCAGCTCGGCCTGGATGCCGCCTACCGCCTCGAGGGGGCCTGGGGCCTGATCCCGGCGGGCACCGAGGTGCGCGGCGGCGAGGTGCTGTTCCCGAAGCTGCAAGACGATAAGGACATCAAGAAAGACAAGAAGGTCAAGAACGTGAGCGAATCCCAAAACGAGCAAAACCCGGCGAGCGCCGCAGCGGCCAGCGCCAGCGCACAACCGCCGCAGGCGGCTCCTGAGGCCGCCGGCGAGACCACGCCCGAAATCACCATCGACGAGTTTGCCCGGCTGGACCTGCGCATCGCCGAGGTGGTGGCGGCCGAGGCCGTGCCCAAGGCGGACAAGCTGCTGAAGCTGACCGTACGCCTGGGCGAGGAGGAGCGCACGGTGGTCTCGGGCATCCGCGCATGGTTCGAGCCCGAGGCGCTGGTCGGGCGCAAGGTGGTGCTGGTGGCCAACCTCAAGCCGGTCAAGCTGCGCGGCATCCTGAGCCAGGGCATGGTGCTGGCCGCCGAGGACGCCGAGGGCAACCTGGATCTGGTGGGCACGCGCCTGGACCTGCCCAGCGGCACCAAGGTGCGCTGA
- a CDS encoding DUF2259 domain-containing protein produces MRTLATLFALLASLALAADLPSVRSLGFAPGGRYYAFEAYGHYDGSGFPFSAYHVVDVDRNAYVARLERGGQDWAQRSLQAVRAQTAREIAPVLARYRISGQQPGLRVYRQLPSPFADQPPGLQRVRASVRGQGLEVRLTPTSVPAAPCTFPETEMIPPGHTVRGLHLSAGGRTLQRDAQLPRWRNCAFGYRLEEVRVYGDRVAVLLRVYLPGFEGADRLPMVVTGRWR; encoded by the coding sequence ATGCGCACGTTGGCTACCCTGTTCGCCCTGCTCGCCTCGCTGGCCCTGGCCGCCGACCTGCCGAGCGTCCGCTCGCTGGGATTTGCTCCCGGCGGCCGCTACTACGCGTTCGAGGCTTACGGGCATTACGACGGCAGCGGTTTCCCGTTCAGCGCCTACCACGTGGTGGACGTGGACCGCAACGCCTACGTTGCCCGTCTCGAGCGTGGCGGGCAGGACTGGGCGCAGCGCAGCCTACAGGCGGTGCGCGCGCAGACTGCCCGCGAGATCGCCCCGGTTCTTGCTCGCTACCGCATCTCCGGGCAGCAGCCCGGGTTGCGGGTCTACCGTCAACTCCCCTCGCCCTTCGCCGACCAGCCTCCGGGACTGCAGCGGGTGCGCGCCAGTGTACGCGGACAGGGCCTCGAGGTTCGCCTCACGCCCACGTCCGTTCCTGCTGCGCCTTGCACCTTTCCCGAGACCGAGATGATTCCGCCGGGCCACACGGTGCGCGGCTTGCACCTGAGCGCGGGCGGCCGCACCTTGCAGCGCGACGCGCAGCTTCCCCGGTGGAGAAACTGCGCGTTCGGGTACCGCCTCGAGGAGGTCCGGGTTTACGGGGACCGCGTCGCGGTGCTGCTGCGGGTGTACCTGCCCGGCTTCGAGGGTGCGGACCGCCTGCCGATGGTGGTGACCGGCCGCTGGCGCTGA
- the sppA gene encoding signal peptide peptidase SppA has translation MKENARLQNALYNLGAGLQNLAADLPGERPRFVVIELTGRYPARALQRKLPELLTPRTDSLEEFETKLAALAQAEWLEGVVFRLGELQVNLATAYALRRAIARLSEQKTTWAFGTSFDMRSYYVASAAREIVAPESAEWNVLGLALSQTYLRDALERYGIRFEKIAVREYKTAMDTLTESQMTPYQREQLEALLRSLDRTFCQEVAASRNTTPETVHGWLEAGVTSSAQARELGLIDRIGYEDVLLDKQHHPLAQAARFLKLPLRDAAARRVAVVSLEGNIIVGKSRRSPLPLPLFGGAQAGSETLVRALRRAERDESTAAVVLYVDSGGGSALASDLIWREVARIRVRKPVVAVMGALAASGGYYVLTHAHKVIAAPGTLTGSIGVILGKAILEEFDRKYGFNREILKSAPFADITASSAPFSPQERALLERMATEVYERFTARVAEGRGLSRQRVDEIGRGRVWSGADALELGLVDEIGDLEVGIARARELAGLPANAPTWNVEAPRTLVLPDTSEPQAVLNYLAPLLRERALLMMPGDLQVY, from the coding sequence ATGAAGGAGAACGCCCGGCTTCAAAATGCCCTCTACAACCTGGGGGCCGGACTTCAGAACCTGGCAGCCGACCTGCCCGGCGAACGCCCCCGCTTTGTTGTCATCGAACTGACGGGCCGTTATCCTGCCCGTGCCCTGCAGCGCAAGCTACCCGAGCTGCTGACCCCGCGCACCGACAGCCTCGAGGAATTCGAGACCAAGCTCGCCGCCCTGGCCCAGGCCGAGTGGCTCGAGGGCGTGGTGTTCCGGCTGGGCGAGCTGCAGGTCAACCTTGCCACCGCCTACGCCCTGCGGCGCGCCATCGCACGTCTGAGCGAACAAAAAACCACCTGGGCCTTCGGGACGTCGTTTGACATGCGCAGTTACTACGTGGCCAGCGCCGCGCGCGAGATCGTGGCTCCCGAGAGCGCCGAGTGGAACGTGCTCGGTCTGGCGCTGTCGCAGACCTACCTGCGCGACGCCCTCGAGCGGTACGGCATCCGCTTCGAGAAGATCGCCGTGCGCGAGTACAAGACCGCCATGGACACGCTGACCGAGTCGCAGATGACGCCATACCAGCGCGAGCAGCTCGAAGCGCTGCTGCGCAGTCTGGACCGCACCTTCTGCCAGGAGGTCGCCGCCTCGAGGAACACCACGCCCGAAACCGTACACGGCTGGCTCGAGGCTGGGGTGACCTCCTCGGCGCAGGCGCGCGAGCTCGGCCTGATCGATCGCATCGGCTACGAAGACGTGCTGCTGGACAAGCAGCACCACCCCCTCGCGCAGGCCGCGCGCTTCTTGAAGCTGCCGCTGCGCGACGCTGCGGCGCGTCGGGTGGCGGTGGTCAGCCTCGAGGGCAACATCATCGTGGGCAAATCGCGGCGTTCGCCGCTGCCGCTGCCGCTGTTCGGCGGGGCCCAGGCGGGCTCGGAAACCCTGGTGCGCGCCCTGCGCCGCGCCGAGCGCGATGAGAGCACGGCGGCGGTGGTGCTGTACGTGGATTCGGGCGGCGGGTCGGCGCTGGCGAGCGACCTGATCTGGCGCGAGGTGGCCCGCATCCGCGTGCGCAAGCCGGTGGTGGCCGTGATGGGCGCCCTGGCAGCCTCGGGCGGCTACTACGTGCTCACCCACGCCCATAAGGTCATCGCCGCTCCGGGCACGCTGACCGGCTCGATCGGCGTGATCCTGGGCAAGGCGATCCTCGAGGAGTTCGACCGCAAGTACGGCTTTAACCGCGAGATCCTCAAGAGCGCCCCGTTCGCCGACATCACCGCCTCGAGCGCGCCCTTCAGCCCTCAGGAGCGTGCGCTGCTCGAACGGATGGCGACCGAGGTCTACGAGCGCTTCACCGCGCGCGTGGCCGAGGGACGCGGCCTGAGCCGCCAGCGGGTGGACGAGATCGGACGCGGTCGCGTGTGGTCCGGGGCCGACGCCCTTGAACTCGGTCTGGTGGACGAGATCGGCGACCTCGAGGTGGGCATCGCGCGCGCCCGTGAGCTGGCCGGGCTGCCCGCCAATGCCCCGACGTGGAACGTGGAGGCGCCGCGCACGCTCGTTCTGCCCGACACCTCCGAGCCGCAGGCGGTGCTGAACTACCTGGCGCCGCTGCTGCGCGAGCGCGCGCTGCTGATGATGCCCGGCGACCTGCAGGTGTACTAG
- a CDS encoding alpha-amylase family glycosyl hydrolase, which yields MKRVSLIVLTLALAACGQTPQPPAAEPAESVAESVAESPGLSAQAFNPLLWQQQVIYLAIPDRFHNGNPNNDKLGANFCLDAQWPLKFHGGDLAGLRQKLPYLKDLGVTTVWTTPLYRQVPEFKANTPEASCGYHGYWADFDQNGAVEVEPKLGTAADVDALIQDLHARGMRYMMDMVVNHAGYNARIVTQKPEWFHANCMGDDVNCPLAELPDFKHESNEVANYLTHLSRNWAKAFDIDAIRMDTVKQVPLDYWKNSWVPGMRAEKPDLFLLGEAFLQDSAAQLKPYLDAGFDSTFAMPLQRTMVEVFAKEGSTNLLADRLQDTLSTLGLQRALLQVNLLDNHDVPRFLNEPGLGVPEEEIRRRYQLGLGALFTLPGVPQLFYGNEVGLYGGKDPDNRRDMPKWAWTEAERTGINPEEALPDPQATFGLTKKLIEVRKKTPALYRGYYAEMWRANGGANVFAFYRGSGTSRVIVVFNNGAVSSGDIAIPVSANTGITSSDRTAMSAFTGRTFKEVVGTAAPDQVQITEGVFKINLPPKTFGIYVQQQQAKKAP from the coding sequence ATGAAGCGCGTCTCACTGATCGTATTGACCCTGGCTCTGGCTGCCTGCGGGCAGACGCCGCAACCCCCCGCTGCCGAACCTGCTGAGTCGGTGGCCGAGTCAGTGGCCGAGTCGCCCGGGCTGTCTGCCCAAGCGTTCAACCCCCTGCTGTGGCAGCAGCAGGTGATCTACCTCGCCATCCCTGATCGCTTCCATAACGGTAACCCCAACAACGACAAGCTGGGAGCGAATTTCTGTCTGGATGCCCAATGGCCGCTGAAGTTCCACGGGGGCGACCTTGCCGGGTTGCGGCAGAAGCTGCCTTACCTGAAGGACCTGGGAGTGACGACTGTCTGGACCACCCCACTGTACCGTCAGGTGCCCGAATTCAAGGCGAATACCCCCGAGGCCAGCTGCGGTTACCACGGGTATTGGGCCGACTTCGACCAGAACGGAGCGGTGGAGGTAGAACCCAAGTTGGGCACCGCCGCCGACGTGGACGCCCTGATCCAGGACCTGCATGCCCGCGGCATGCGCTACATGATGGACATGGTCGTCAACCATGCCGGGTACAACGCCCGGATCGTGACGCAAAAACCCGAGTGGTTCCACGCCAACTGCATGGGCGATGACGTGAATTGCCCGCTGGCCGAACTGCCCGACTTCAAGCACGAATCGAACGAGGTCGCCAACTACCTCACCCACCTCAGCCGCAACTGGGCCAAGGCTTTCGACATCGACGCCATCCGTATGGACACGGTCAAGCAGGTGCCCCTTGATTACTGGAAGAACTCCTGGGTGCCGGGCATGCGCGCTGAGAAACCGGATCTGTTCCTGCTCGGCGAGGCGTTCTTGCAAGACAGCGCCGCGCAGCTCAAGCCGTACCTCGATGCCGGATTTGACTCGACCTTCGCGATGCCGCTGCAGCGCACCATGGTCGAGGTCTTTGCCAAGGAAGGCTCGACCAACCTGCTGGCCGATCGCCTGCAGGACACGCTCTCGACGTTGGGCCTGCAACGCGCCCTGTTGCAGGTCAACCTGCTCGACAATCACGACGTACCGCGCTTCTTGAACGAACCGGGGCTGGGCGTGCCAGAGGAGGAGATTCGCCGCCGCTACCAGCTGGGTCTGGGCGCCCTCTTCACCCTGCCCGGCGTGCCCCAGCTGTTTTACGGTAACGAGGTTGGCCTGTACGGCGGCAAGGACCCGGACAACCGCCGCGACATGCCCAAGTGGGCCTGGACGGAGGCGGAGCGCACCGGAATCAACCCGGAAGAAGCGCTGCCCGACCCTCAGGCCACCTTCGGGCTCACCAAGAAACTGATCGAGGTGCGCAAGAAGACCCCGGCGCTGTACCGGGGCTACTACGCCGAGATGTGGCGCGCGAACGGCGGTGCCAACGTGTTCGCCTTCTACCGTGGTTCGGGCACCAGTCGCGTTATTGTGGTCTTCAACAACGGCGCTGTCTCCTCGGGCGACATCGCCATCCCGGTTTCGGCCAACACCGGCATCACCTCGAGCGACCGCACCGCCATGAGCGCTTTTACGGGCCGGACCTTCAAAGAGGTGGTCGGGACCGCTGCCCCCGATCAGGTGCAGATCACCGAAGGGGTCTTCAAGATCAACTTGCCGCCCAAGACCTTCGGCATCTACGTGCAGCAGCAGCAGGCCAAGAAAGCTCCCTGA
- a CDS encoding Tudor-knot domain-containing protein encodes MQALEMQSGTWRARRSAAFLGVAVLLTASSVAWAADYRVGQQVQVQWHGQWFKATVIEIGSGSMQGKYKIRYEGYDSSWDEYVAPARIANLPPASAGGPAGHYVCMSYDLGAQQLRTQAEFRLNPDGTYQDLWNKKSGKWSLKAGAVFQFTGVLNNKAQATFLNRRNGMIVFDWGKNVKLDCYRQP; translated from the coding sequence GTGCAGGCACTGGAAATGCAGTCTGGCACCTGGCGCGCGCGCAGGAGCGCAGCTTTCCTGGGTGTTGCCGTTCTCCTGACTGCCTCGAGCGTCGCCTGGGCAGCCGATTACCGGGTCGGTCAGCAGGTTCAGGTGCAGTGGCACGGACAGTGGTTCAAGGCCACCGTCATCGAAATCGGCTCGGGGTCCATGCAGGGAAAGTACAAGATTCGCTACGAGGGATACGACTCCAGTTGGGATGAATACGTCGCGCCTGCGCGGATCGCCAACCTGCCGCCCGCAAGCGCGGGCGGCCCTGCCGGCCATTACGTCTGCATGAGCTATGACCTGGGAGCCCAGCAGTTGCGCACGCAGGCGGAGTTCAGGTTAAACCCCGACGGGACGTACCAGGACCTGTGGAACAAGAAGAGCGGCAAGTGGAGTCTTAAAGCTGGGGCGGTCTTTCAATTTACGGGCGTTTTGAACAACAAGGCCCAAGCCACCTTTCTCAACCGGAGAAACGGCATGATCGTGTTTGACTGGGGCAAGAACGTAAAGCTGGACTGTTACCGGCAACCCTGA
- a CDS encoding c-type cytochrome yields the protein MNRFAVTMTIFMALMIAGGIYAYRVGIHHGSHESAAEAHAEPGQVQAPVGSGEPQAPAHPPEGEAEPITPAADEGASEGTQNAPSSEQGDQSAQNSETAATVSAEEIAAGEKVYQANCQGCHQPSGQGIQNQFPPLAGHVPELLAAEGGREYLASVIVHGLQGQIRVKNDTYASAMPPFGQLSDTDVAALLNYTLSSWGNQLPAGQRPISAEDVQAQRATTRTPAEVLEMRPEVQ from the coding sequence GTGAACCGATTTGCAGTCACCATGACGATTTTCATGGCCCTGATGATCGCCGGAGGCATCTACGCCTACCGCGTGGGCATTCATCACGGCAGTCACGAGAGCGCCGCCGAGGCTCACGCCGAACCCGGCCAAGTGCAGGCCCCGGTGGGCAGCGGCGAACCGCAGGCCCCCGCCCACCCGCCCGAGGGTGAGGCCGAGCCGATCACGCCTGCGGCCGACGAGGGAGCCAGCGAAGGCACCCAGAATGCCCCCAGCTCCGAGCAGGGCGATCAGAGTGCGCAGAACAGCGAAACGGCGGCCACCGTCTCCGCCGAGGAGATCGCTGCAGGCGAAAAGGTCTACCAGGCCAACTGCCAGGGCTGCCACCAGCCGAGCGGCCAGGGCATCCAGAACCAGTTCCCGCCGCTGGCCGGACACGTTCCCGAGCTGCTCGCCGCCGAAGGCGGCCGGGAGTACCTCGCCAGCGTGATCGTGCACGGCCTGCAGGGCCAGATCCGGGTCAAGAACGACACCTACGCCTCGGCCATGCCGCCCTTCGGCCAACTGTCGGATACCGACGTCGCTGCCCTGCTGAACTACACGCTCTCGAGCTGGGGTAACCAGCTGCCCGCCGGCCAGCGCCCCATCAGCGCCGAGGACGTGCAGGCCCAGCGCGCCACCACCCGCACCCCCGCCGAGGTGCTCGAGATGCGCCCCGAGGTCCAGTAA
- the trmFO gene encoding methylenetetrahydrofolate--tRNA-(uracil(54)-C(5))-methyltransferase (FADH(2)-oxidizing) TrmFO — translation MTTSAEPRITVIGAGLAGSEAALAAARLGVRVDLFEMRPQKMTPAHRTGGFAELVCSNSLGGEGETNAKGLLQAEMLSVGSAVMRSAHAARLPAGGALAVDREAFSAGVTAEVRANPLITVHGEEVTAVPEGIVVLATGPLTSDALAEDLKRFTGGEHLAFYDAAAPVIAYESINMDIAYRKGRYDQSDDYINCPFTREQYEAWYAAVAEARSHTPHDWEKLEFFEGCMPIEEIARRGIDTPRFGPMKPRGLRDPRTDKEPYAVVQLRQEDPEGRMWSLVGFQTGLKWGDQKTIVQLIPGLENAEIVRYGVMHRNTYLNAPTVLENTLRMRADGRLLVAGVLAGTEGYLESAATGWLAGTNAARLALGQEAVTPPEDSMLGGLVRYLASANPKGYQPMNTNWALVPGVEVPGRKKLGKREKRPLMYARGLEAFRGWAAGLGVALQPLPEKPLEAELA, via the coding sequence ATGACGACTTCGGCTGAACCCCGCATCACCGTGATCGGCGCTGGCCTCGCCGGTTCCGAGGCCGCCTTGGCCGCTGCGCGCCTCGGCGTGCGGGTGGACCTGTTTGAAATGCGCCCGCAGAAAATGACGCCCGCCCACCGCACCGGCGGCTTTGCCGAGCTGGTGTGCTCGAACTCGCTGGGCGGCGAGGGCGAAACGAACGCCAAGGGCCTGCTGCAGGCCGAGATGCTCTCGGTGGGCAGCGCCGTGATGCGCTCCGCGCACGCCGCCCGGCTGCCCGCCGGGGGGGCGCTGGCCGTAGACCGCGAGGCCTTCTCGGCGGGCGTGACCGCCGAGGTCCGCGCCAACCCCCTGATCACCGTGCACGGCGAGGAAGTCACGGCCGTGCCCGAGGGCATCGTGGTGCTGGCGACCGGGCCGCTCACCTCGGACGCGCTGGCCGAGGACCTCAAGCGCTTCACCGGCGGGGAGCACCTCGCTTTTTACGACGCGGCCGCTCCGGTCATCGCCTACGAGTCCATCAACATGGACATCGCCTACCGCAAGGGCCGCTACGACCAGTCGGACGATTACATCAACTGCCCCTTCACCCGCGAGCAGTACGAGGCGTGGTACGCGGCGGTCGCCGAGGCCCGCAGCCACACCCCGCACGACTGGGAAAAACTCGAGTTCTTCGAGGGTTGCATGCCGATCGAGGAGATCGCGCGGCGCGGCATCGACACCCCGCGCTTCGGCCCGATGAAGCCGCGTGGCCTGCGTGACCCGCGCACCGACAAAGAGCCGTACGCGGTGGTGCAGCTGCGCCAGGAGGACCCCGAGGGCCGCATGTGGAGCCTGGTCGGCTTCCAGACCGGCCTGAAGTGGGGCGATCAGAAGACCATCGTGCAGCTGATCCCGGGGCTGGAGAACGCCGAGATCGTGCGCTACGGCGTGATGCACCGCAACACCTACCTCAACGCGCCCACCGTGCTCGAAAACACCCTGCGCATGCGCGCCGACGGCCGCCTGCTGGTCGCGGGCGTGCTGGCCGGAACCGAGGGTTACCTCGAGTCGGCTGCGACCGGCTGGCTGGCCGGAACGAACGCTGCGCGCCTGGCGCTGGGCCAGGAAGCGGTCACCCCGCCCGAGGACTCGATGCTGGGCGGCCTGGTGCGCTACCTCGCCAGCGCCAACCCCAAGGGCTACCAGCCGATGAACACCAACTGGGCGCTGGTGCCCGGCGTAGAGGTTCCCGGACGCAAGAAGCTGGGCAAACGCGAGAAGCGCCCGCTGATGTACGCGCGCGGCCTCGAGGCCTTCCGGGGCTGGGCCGCTGGGCTGGGCGTCGCCTTGCAGCCCCTGCCCGAAAAGCCCCTCGAGGCCGAACTGGCCTGA